From the Bacteroidota bacterium genome, the window GATCCGCATGATCGAGCAGCATGCCCATAGCGAGATCATTGGGGCACTACCAGAGGGTACGTGGATAACCCGTGCACCTAGTTTTAAGCGAAAGCTGGCCCTCATTGCCAAGGTACAGGATGAGGTGGGACATGCCCAGCTGCTATACGCCGCCGCAGAGACCTTGGGCAAAACCCGAGAAGAAATGATAGACGACCTGCTAAGCGGAAAAAGTAAATACAGCAATGTATTTAACTATCCCGCCGAAACCTGGGCCGATATATGTGTAATTGCCTGGCTGATAGACGCTGGCGCAATTATAAACCAGGTAGCCAACAGCAAGGGTAGCTATGGCCCCTACTGCCGGGCGCTGGAACGTATTTGTGCCGAAGAAAGCTTCCACCTGCGCTATGGGTACGACCTATGCGTGCACATGGCCACCGGCACCCCCACCCAGCGCCAGATGCTACAGGAAGCCCTGAACCGCTGGTGGGAACCCATCATGCACTTTCATGGGCCGCCAGATACGGTAAGCCAGCACACCCAGACCCTGATGCGCTGGAAGGTGAAAATGGCCAGCAATGACGACATGCGCCAGCAGTTTCTGGACATGTATGTACCGAAAATATGGGAGCTGGGCCTAAGCCTACCCGATCCGAACCTGCGGAAGGACCCCGATACCCAAAAATGGCTGTACACAGAGCCAGACTGGAACGTGTTTATGCAAGTAATAAATGGCAACGGCCCCTGCAATGCCGAGCGCCTGGCTGTGCGCCGCTATGCCGAGCAGCAGGGTGCCTGGGTACGCCAGGCCCTACGCCGCCAGGAAGAAGTATACATTACCCCCCTGGCCTAGTGTAGCCCTATGCAGAACGACGACCGCATATATGAGGTACAGGCAGACATGCTGATAGAGCTGAAAGGCATGCGGGGCGAGCTAAACGGTCTGCGTACCGACGTGCAAGAGCTGCGCGTGGATGTGGAATACATGAAGCAAGAGCAGCAGAAGACCAACTTGGCGATCGGAGAGCTGCGCCTGTCCGACCACATTCCGCAGGTATTGAAGTACGAAAAGTGTATCACACGCCTGGAAGACCAGGTGTTTCCGTATGGTGCAAAAAAGCAAGAAAATGACTGAGAAATCACTGGACCCCCGGGTAAACCGCATCGCCATGCCCCAGCAGGCCGACCCCAAACAGGCCATGGACCAATGGCAAACCTATGAGGTGTTTGTGCAGCAGAGTAGGGGAGACCAGCACCAGCATGTGGGCATTGTGCATGCCCCCACCGCAGAGCTGGCCATTCTGTTTGCTAAGGAGCAATATGCCCGCCGCCTGCAGTGCGTAAATATCTGGGTGGTAAAAACAGCCGATGTGCAAGCCACCTCCTACGAGGATTCGGATATGTTCGATCCGGCTTTTGACAAAAACTACCGCGAAAGCCACGGCTATAACCGCGTGCGCCACCTGATAGACGACTGGAAAACGCGCACCGGACAGCAAACGGAACCTACCCCTACTGGCGAAACCGAGGCGGTACCCAGAAAGCGCACCATCATCACGGGCAAACCCGGCATTGTAATAGGTAAGAAAAAATGAGCGAAGCCCTTAAGCACCTGCTATACCCCCTGGCTGACGATCTGCTGATCATGGGCCACCGAAACAGCGAATGGACCGGGCTAGGCCCCGTGCTGGAAGAAGACATTGCCTTTAGCAGCATGGCACAGGACAAGCTGGGCCACAGCCTGGCCTTCTATGAGCTGCTGCATGCGCTGGGCGAGCCACCGGCAGATATGATTGCCTTCAACCGGAAGGCCGCACAGTTCTACAGTTGCCAGCTGGTGGAGTATCCCATCGGTGCGTATGATTTCAGCCTCATCCGCCATCTGCTGTTCGACCTAGCCTATGCCACCCGCCTGGAGGCACTGAAGGGTAGCAGCTATGCTCCCGTGGCGGCCCTGGCTGCACGCCTGGCACGCGAAACCAAGTACCACACCCTGCATGCCCGCACCTGGGTGCAGCAGCTGGCACAGGGC encodes:
- the paaA gene encoding 1,2-phenylacetyl-CoA epoxidase subunit A, whose product is MYGSLTITDVENYGKKIQDEDPERLAAFEARIVRGEKIEPQDWMPYEYRRQLIRMIEQHAHSEIIGALPEGTWITRAPSFKRKLALIAKVQDEVGHAQLLYAAAETLGKTREEMIDDLLSGKSKYSNVFNYPAETWADICVIAWLIDAGAIINQVANSKGSYGPYCRALERICAEESFHLRYGYDLCVHMATGTPTQRQMLQEALNRWWEPIMHFHGPPDTVSQHTQTLMRWKVKMASNDDMRQQFLDMYVPKIWELGLSLPDPNLRKDPDTQKWLYTEPDWNVFMQVINGNGPCNAERLAVRRYAEQQGAWVRQALRRQEEVYITPLA
- the paaC gene encoding phenylacetate-CoA oxygenase subunit PaaC, whose product is MSEALKHLLYPLADDLLIMGHRNSEWTGLGPVLEEDIAFSSMAQDKLGHSLAFYELLHALGEPPADMIAFNRKAAQFYSCQLVEYPIGAYDFSLIRHLLFDLAYATRLEALKGSSYAPVAALAARLARETKYHTLHARTWVQQLAQGTAEGRDRLQRSLDETLPMAYSIFEVTAHTQAIADAGLQAHEDVLLDHWLQQLAAVCQQAGLVLPTVTAAAAQAHMGGRTGLHTEHLQPLLDEMTEVFRLDPEASW